The Microplitis mediator isolate UGA2020A chromosome 8, iyMicMedi2.1, whole genome shotgun sequence genome has a window encoding:
- the LOC130673120 gene encoding mucin-2-like, whose protein sequence is MINKFEDRHNHDPDYTPIKIIYDTMNKKVTDMVKLKNLLKEYETPAATPETNQTPVKITPAVSHVLDNHSDETPAATPETNQTPVKITPAVSHVLDNHSDETPAATPETNQTPVKITPAASHVPDNHSDETPAATPETNQTPVKITPAVSHVLDNHSDETPAATPETNQTPVKITPAVSHVLDKHSDETPAATPETNQTPVKITPAVSHVLDNHSDETPAATPETNQTPVKITPAVSHVLDNHSDETPAATPETNQTPVKITPAVSHVLDNHSDETPAATPETNQTPVKSTPAASHVPDNHSDETPAATPETNQTPVKITPAVSHVLDNHSDETPAATPETNQTPVKITPAVSHVLDNHSDETPAATPETNQTPVKITPAVSHVLDNHSDETPAATPETNQTPVKITPAVSHVPDNHSDETPLASLIHGREVLTRKRTRKCKKSTFTHKKYKSQNWTCALCNKNSAIQMQMCDKCNTWYHSKCIIKNKKTSDPLHTTICKKNKKK, encoded by the exons atgattaataaatttgaggATAGACACAATCACGATCCGGATTAT actccgatcaaaattatttatgataccaTGAACAAAAAAGTGACAGACATggtaaaactaaaaaatctgTTGAAAGAGTATGAAACTCCAGCAGCTACACCTGAAACAAATCAAACACCCGTTAAGATTACGCCAGCAGTTTCACATGTACTTGATAATCATAGTGATGAAACTCCAGCAGCTACACCTGAAACAAATCAAACACCCGTTAAAATTACGCCAGCAGTTTCACATGTACTTGATAATCATAGTGATGAAACTCCAGCAGCTACACCTGAAACAAATCAAACACCCGTTAAGATTACGCCAGCAGCTTCACACGTACCTGATAACCATAGTGATGAAACTCCAGCAGCTACACCTGAAACAAATCAAACACCCGTTAAGATTACGCCAGCAGTTTCACATGTACTTGATAATCATAGTGATGAAACTCCAGCAGCTACACCTGAAACAAATCAAACACCCGTTAAGATTACGCCAGCAGTTTCACATGTACTTGATAAACATAGTGATGAAACTCCAGCAGCTACACCTGAAACAAATCAAACACCCGTTAAGATTACGCCAGCAGTTTCACATGTACTTGATAATCATAGTGATGAAACTCCAGCAGCTACACCTGAAACAAATCAAACACCCGTTAAGATTACGCCAGCAGTTTCACATGTACTTGATAATCATAGTGATGAAACTCCAGCAGCTACACCTGAAACAAATCAAACACCCGTTAAAATTACGCCAGCAGTTTCACATGTACTTGATAATCATAGTGATGAAACTCCAGCAGCTACACCTGAAACAAATCAAACACCTGTTAAGAGTACGCCAGCAGCTTCACACGTACCTGATAACCATAGTGATGAAACTCCAGCAGCTACACCTGAAACAAATCAAACACCCGTTAAGATTACGCCAGCAGTTTCACATGTACTTGATAATCATAGTGATGAAACTCCAGCAGCTACACCTGAAACAAATCAAACACCCGTTAAGATTACGCCAGCAGTTTCACATGTACTTGATAATCATAGTGATGAAACTCCAGCAGCTACACCTGAAACAAATCAAACACCCGTTAAGATTACGCCAGCAGTTTCACATGTACTTGATAATCATAGTGATGAAACTCCAGCAGCTACACCTGAAACAAATCAAACACCCGTTAAGATTACGCCAGCAGTTTCACATGTACCTGATAATCATAGTGATGAGACTCCACTAGCTTCACTTATTCATGGCAGAGAAGTTTTGACCCGAAAAAGAAccagaaaatgtaaaaaatcaacttttacacataaaaaatataagagtcAAAATTGGACATGTGCGCTCTGTAATAAAAATAGCGCAATCCAAATGCAAATGTGTGACAAGTGCAATACTTGGTATCACTCAAAGTGTataatcaaaaacaaaaaaacgagCGATCCACTGCATACTACCATATGcaagaagaataaaaaaaaataa
- the LOC130673122 gene encoding uncharacterized protein LOC130673122 isoform X2, protein MDLSQLLWSKAKIPSEQQDAHQLLKKQRYHGNVGDKQSYWKHPVFATPAGYLGFDIPVTTSITLLSGFHRRLSKVLLYAEKDSVLVVPEKPEEVPTQVLMTAVPEVPISVHVAVGQHMQRVDTRLDIILTNEEWQAAVQKMAAELGPKTRRTVATQTVETRLTSAPHPGCLKCKQTGHSFDKCPNELQGDCYCTNCRRLGHTNNDCPYQRWRTEGYEAMRGYCRRCSTQYPFENDSCVDCRLRSQVTKAARGAYLILPP, encoded by the coding sequence ATGGACCTCAGTCAACTTTTGTGGTCAAAAGCGAAGATCCCGTCCGAACAACAGGATGCGCACCAGTTACTGAAGAAGCAGCGGTACCACGGTAATGTGGGTGATAAACAGTCATATTGGAAACATCCAGTATTTGCTACGCCAGCAGGATACTTAGGCTTTGATATACCAGTGACAACCAGCATTACATTGTTGTCTGGATTTCATAGACGATTGAGCAAAGTATTGTTATACGCAGAAAAGGACTCAGTGCTAGTAGTACCGGAGAAACCAGAGGAGGTACCAACTCAAGTACTAATGACAGCGGTACCTGAGGTTCCAATCAGCGTCCATGTGGCAGTGGGTCAACACATGCAGCGTGTTGACACGAGACTAGACATCATTCTGACCAACGAAGAGTGGCAGGCAGCAGTACAGAAGATGGCAGCCGAACTAGGCCCAAAGACAAGGCGCACGGTAGCAACACAAACCGTGGAGACCAGATTGACATCAGCTCCTCACCCAGGGTGTCTAAAGTGCAAACAAACAGGGCACTCCTTCGACAAATGCCCTAACGAGCTGCAAGGTGACTGTTACTGCACTAACTGCAGACGTTTAGGACACACCAATAATGACTGTCCCTACCAGAGATGGCGTACCGAGGGGTACGAAGCTATGAGAGGGTACTGCCGTCGCTGCTCAACGCAGTACCCGTTCGAGAACGACTCCTGTGTAGACTGCAGGCTGAGAAGTCAGGTGACGAAAGCAGCACGGGGAGCATATCTGATATTGCCTCCGTAA
- the LOC130673122 gene encoding uncharacterized protein LOC130673122 isoform X1, giving the protein MQNRKSLKMDLSQLLWSKAKIPSEQQDAHQLLKKQRYHGNVGDKQSYWKHPVFATPAGYLGFDIPVTTSITLLSGFHRRLSKVLLYAEKDSVLVVPEKPEEVPTQVLMTAVPEVPISVHVAVGQHMQRVDTRLDIILTNEEWQAAVQKMAAELGPKTRRTVATQTVETRLTSAPHPGCLKCKQTGHSFDKCPNELQGDCYCTNCRRLGHTNNDCPYQRWRTEGYEAMRGYCRRCSTQYPFENDSCVDCRLRSQVTKAARGAYLILPP; this is encoded by the coding sequence AATGGACCTCAGTCAACTTTTGTGGTCAAAAGCGAAGATCCCGTCCGAACAACAGGATGCGCACCAGTTACTGAAGAAGCAGCGGTACCACGGTAATGTGGGTGATAAACAGTCATATTGGAAACATCCAGTATTTGCTACGCCAGCAGGATACTTAGGCTTTGATATACCAGTGACAACCAGCATTACATTGTTGTCTGGATTTCATAGACGATTGAGCAAAGTATTGTTATACGCAGAAAAGGACTCAGTGCTAGTAGTACCGGAGAAACCAGAGGAGGTACCAACTCAAGTACTAATGACAGCGGTACCTGAGGTTCCAATCAGCGTCCATGTGGCAGTGGGTCAACACATGCAGCGTGTTGACACGAGACTAGACATCATTCTGACCAACGAAGAGTGGCAGGCAGCAGTACAGAAGATGGCAGCCGAACTAGGCCCAAAGACAAGGCGCACGGTAGCAACACAAACCGTGGAGACCAGATTGACATCAGCTCCTCACCCAGGGTGTCTAAAGTGCAAACAAACAGGGCACTCCTTCGACAAATGCCCTAACGAGCTGCAAGGTGACTGTTACTGCACTAACTGCAGACGTTTAGGACACACCAATAATGACTGTCCCTACCAGAGATGGCGTACCGAGGGGTACGAAGCTATGAGAGGGTACTGCCGTCGCTGCTCAACGCAGTACCCGTTCGAGAACGACTCCTGTGTAGACTGCAGGCTGAGAAGTCAGGTGACGAAAGCAGCACGGGGAGCATATCTGATATTGCCTCCGTAA